In one window of Escherichia coli DSM 30083 = JCM 1649 = ATCC 11775 DNA:
- the bglF gene encoding PTS beta-glucoside transporter subunit IIABC, which translates to MTELARTIVAGVGGADNIVSLMHCATRLRFKLKDESKAQAEVLKKTPGIIMVVESGGQFQVVIGNHVADVFLAVNSVAGLGEKAQQAPENDDKDNLLNRFFYVISGIFTPLIGLMAATGILKGMLALALTFQWATEQSGTYLILFSASDALFWFFPIILGYTAGKRFSGNPFTAMVIGGALVHPLILTAFENGQKVDALGLDFLGIPVTLLNYSSSVIPIIFSAWLCSILERRLNTWLPSAIKNFFTPLLCLMVITPITFLLVGPLSTWISELIAAGYLWLYQAVPAFAGAVMGGFWQIFVMFGLHWGLIPLIINNFTVLGYDTMIPLLMPAIMAQVGAALGVFLCERDAQKKVVAGSAALTGLFGITEPAVYGVNLPRKYPFVIACISGALGATIIGYAQTKVYSFGLPGIFTFMQTIPSTGIDFTVWASVIGGVIAIGCAFVGTVMFHFITAKRQPAQVAQQEKTPEVITPEQGGICSPMTGEIVPLIHVADTTFASGLLGKGIAILPSVGEVRSPVAGQIASLFATLHAIGIESDDGVEILIHVGIDTVKLDGKFFSAHVNVGDKVNTGDRLISFDIPAIREAGFDLTTPVLISNSDDFTDVLPHGTAQINAGEPLLSIIR; encoded by the coding sequence ATGACGGAGTTAGCCAGAACAATAGTCGCAGGAGTCGGGGGCGCAGATAACATTGTGAGTCTGATGCATTGTGCAACGCGATTACGTTTTAAGTTAAAGGATGAAAGCAAAGCGCAAGCTGAGGTACTGAAAAAGACCCCCGGTATTATTATGGTGGTGGAAAGCGGTGGCCAGTTTCAGGTTGTCATAGGTAACCATGTGGCCGATGTCTTCCTGGCGGTTAACAGCGTGGCAGGCCTTGGCGAAAAAGCGCAACAGGCACCGGAAAATGATGATAAAGATAATCTGTTAAACCGCTTTTTTTATGTTATTTCAGGTATTTTTACGCCTCTGATCGGTTTGATGGCGGCAACCGGGATCCTGAAAGGTATGTTGGCTCTGGCACTCACTTTTCAGTGGGCGACCGAACAAAGTGGTACTTATTTAATTTTATTTAGCGCCAGTGATGCCTTGTTTTGGTTCTTCCCGATAATCCTGGGCTACACCGCAGGGAAACGCTTCAGCGGCAATCCATTTACTGCCATGGTGATTGGCGGAGCGTTAGTGCATCCATTAATTCTGACTGCCTTCGAGAACGGGCAAAAAGTGGATGCGCTGGGCCTGGATTTCCTGGGTATTCCGGTCACATTGTTGAATTACTCGTCATCGGTTATTCCCATTATTTTTTCTGCCTGGTTGTGCAGCATTCTGGAACGCCGACTTAATACATGGTTACCTTCGGCAATCAAAAATTTCTTCACACCCTTGCTATGTCTGATGGTCATCACGCCCATCACATTTCTGCTGGTGGGGCCGCTATCAACCTGGATAAGTGAACTGATTGCTGCCGGTTATCTCTGGCTTTATCAGGCGGTTCCTGCATTTGCAGGCGCGGTAATGGGCGGTTTCTGGCAAATCTTTGTGATGTTCGGTCTGCATTGGGGTTTGATACCTTTAATTATCAATAACTTCACCGTGCTGGGCTACGACACCATGATCCCGCTGTTAATGCCCGCCATTATGGCGCAAGTCGGGGCGGCGCTCGGCGTCTTCCTCTGCGAACGCGATGCGCAGAAAAAAGTGGTGGCGGGATCAGCGGCGTTGACAGGTTTGTTTGGTATCACCGAACCAGCGGTATATGGCGTCAATCTGCCGCGTAAGTACCCCTTCGTTATCGCCTGCATAAGTGGGGCATTGGGGGCCACCATCATTGGCTACGCGCAAACGAAAGTTTACTCCTTTGGTTTGCCAGGTATTTTCACCTTCATGCAAACCATCCCGTCAACGGGGATTGATTTCACCGTATGGGCCAGCGTTATTGGCGGTGTCATTGCCATCGGTTGCGCATTTGTCGGTACGGTGATGTTTCATTTCATCACCGCTAAACGTCAGCCAGCGCAAGTTGCCCAGCAAGAGAAAACACCAGAGGTTATTACACCTGAGCAGGGCGGTATCTGTTCACCGATGACGGGAGAGATTGTGCCGCTCATTCACGTCGCTGATACCACGTTTGCCAGCGGCCTGTTGGGTAAAGGTATTGCCATTCTGCCCTCTGTTGGTGAAGTGCGTTCTCCGGTGGCGGGGCAAATTGCTTCGTTGTTCGCCACATTACACGCCATTGGCATTGAGTCAGATGATGGCGTGGAGATCCTGATTCATGTCGGTATCGACACCGTAAAACTGGACGGCAAATTCTTTTCCGCTCACGTCAACGTGGGTGACAAGGTCAATACAGGCGATCGGCTGATTTCTTTTGATATCCCTGCTATTCGCGAGGCCGGATTTGATCTGACGACGCCGGTATTAATCAGTAATAGCGATGATTTTACGGACGTATTACCCCACGGCACGGCGCAGATAAACGCTGGTGAGCCGCTGTTATCCATCATTCGCTAA
- the pstB gene encoding phosphate ABC transporter ATP-binding protein PstB produces the protein MSMVETAPSKIQVRNLNFYYGKFHALKNINLDIAKNQVTAFIGPSGCGKSTLLRTFNKMFELYPEQRAEGEILLDGDNILTNSQDIALLRAKVGMVFQKPTPFPMSIYDNIAFGVRLFEKLSRADMDERVQWALTKAALWNETKDKLHQSGYSLSGGQQQRLCIARGIAIRPEVLLLDEPCSALDPISTGRIEELITELKQDYTVVIVTHNMQQAARCSDHTAFMYLGELIEFSNTDDLFTKPAKKQTEDYITGRYG, from the coding sequence ATGAGTATGGTTGAAACTGCCCCGAGTAAAATTCAGGTTCGTAATTTGAACTTCTACTACGGCAAATTCCATGCCCTGAAAAACATCAACCTGGATATCGCCAAAAACCAGGTTACGGCGTTTATCGGGCCGTCCGGCTGCGGTAAATCAACGCTGCTGCGTACCTTCAACAAAATGTTTGAACTGTACCCGGAACAGCGTGCGGAAGGTGAAATTCTGCTCGATGGCGACAACATCCTGACCAACTCTCAGGATATCGCCCTGCTGCGTGCGAAAGTGGGTATGGTGTTCCAGAAACCGACGCCGTTCCCGATGTCCATCTACGACAACATCGCTTTTGGCGTGCGTCTGTTTGAGAAGCTCTCCCGTGCTGACATGGACGAGCGCGTGCAGTGGGCATTGACCAAAGCCGCATTGTGGAACGAAACCAAAGATAAATTGCACCAGAGCGGTTACTCTCTCTCTGGTGGTCAGCAACAGCGTCTGTGCATTGCGCGTGGTATCGCCATTCGCCCGGAAGTACTGCTGCTCGACGAACCGTGTTCGGCGCTCGACCCCATCTCCACCGGGCGTATTGAAGAGCTGATCACCGAACTGAAGCAGGATTACACCGTGGTGATCGTCACCCACAACATGCAGCAGGCTGCGCGTTGTTCCGACCACACGGCGTTTATGTACCTGGGCGAATTGATTGAGTTCAGCAACACGGACGATCTGTTCACCAAGCCAGCGAAGAAACAAACAGAAGACTACATCACCGGTCGTTACGGTTGA
- the bglG gene encoding transcriptional antiterminator BglG, translated as MNMQITKILNNNVVVVIDDQQREKVVMGRGIGFQKRPGERINSSGIEKEYALSSHELNGRLSELLSHMPLEVMATCDRIISLAQERLGKLQDSIYISLTDHCQFAIKRFQQNVLLPNPLLWDIQRLYPKEFQLGEEALTIIDKRLGVQLPKDEVGFIAMHLVSAQMSGNMEDVAGVTQLMREMLQLIKFQFSLNYQEESLSYQRLVTHLKFLSWRILEHASINDSDESLQQAVKQNYPQAWQCAERIAIFIGLQYQRKISPAEIMFLAINIERVRKEH; from the coding sequence ATGAACATGCAAATCACCAAAATTCTCAACAATAATGTTGTGGTGGTTATTGATGATCAACAGCGGGAAAAAGTCGTCATGGGGCGCGGAATTGGCTTTCAAAAACGCCCAGGCGAAAGAATTAACTCAAGTGGAATAGAAAAAGAGTATGCCTTGAGCAGTCATGAACTGAACGGGCGATTAAGCGAACTCTTAAGTCATATGCCTCTTGAGGTGATGGCAACCTGTGATCGTATTATCTCTCTGGCGCAGGAGCGTCTGGGAAAGTTGCAGGACAGTATTTATATCTCGCTAACTGACCATTGCCAGTTTGCGATTAAACGCTTTCAGCAAAACGTGCTACTGCCCAACCCGCTGCTGTGGGATATCCAGCGACTTTACCCGAAAGAGTTCCAGCTAGGGGAAGAAGCGTTAACCATTATTGATAAACGGTTGGGCGTGCAGTTACCGAAAGATGAAGTGGGCTTTATTGCCATGCATCTGGTCAGTGCCCAAATGAGCGGAAATATGGAGGATGTTGCAGGTGTCACGCAATTAATGCGAGAAATGCTGCAATTAATAAAATTTCAGTTCAGCCTTAATTACCAGGAAGAAAGCTTGAGTTATCAGCGACTGGTTACGCATCTGAAATTTTTATCCTGGCGTATTCTTGAACATGCATCGATTAACGATAGTGATGAATCATTACAACAAGCAGTAAAGCAAAATTACCCGCAAGCATGGCAATGTGCGGAGCGGATCGCCATTTTTATTGGTTTGCAGTATCAACGTAAAATCTCACCTGCAGAGATTATGTTTTTAGCCATAAATATAGAGCGCGTGCGCAAAGAACACTGA
- the bglB gene encoding 6-phospho-beta-glucosidase BglB, with product MKAFPETFLWGGATAANQVEGAWQEDGKGITTSDLQPHGVMGKMEPRILGKENIKDVAIDFYHRYPEDIALFAEMGFTCLRISIAWARIFPQGDEAEPNEAGLAFYERLFDEMAQAGIKPLVTLSHYEMPYGLVKNYGGWANRAVIDHFEHYARTVFTRYQHKVALWLTFNEINMSLHAPFTGVGLAEESGEAEVYQAIHHQLVASARAVKACHSLIPEAKIGNMLLGGLVYPLTCQPQDMLQAMEENRRWMFFGDVQARGQYPGYMQRFFRDHNITIEMTESDAEDLKHTVDFISFSYYMTGCVSHDESINKNAQGNILNMIPNPHLKSSEWGWQIDPVGLRILLNTLWDRYQKPLFIVENGLGAKDSVEVDGSIQDDYRIAYLNDHLVQVNEAIADGVDIMGYTSWGPIDLVSASHSQMSKRYGFIYVDRDDNGEGSLTRTRKKSFGWYAEVIKTRGLSLKK from the coding sequence ATGAAAGCATTTCCAGAAACATTTCTTTGGGGTGGTGCAACAGCTGCCAATCAGGTGGAAGGCGCCTGGCAGGAAGATGGCAAAGGGATCACGACCTCAGATTTACAGCCTCATGGCGTAATGGGAAAAATGGAACCGCGCATCCTGGGGAAAGAGAATATCAAAGATGTCGCCATCGATTTTTATCACCGTTACCCGGAAGATATCGCGTTATTTGCCGAGATGGGCTTCACCTGTCTGCGTATTTCCATTGCCTGGGCGCGAATTTTTCCTCAGGGCGATGAAGCCGAACCGAATGAAGCGGGGTTAGCGTTTTACGAGCGGCTGTTTGATGAAATGGCGCAGGCGGGGATCAAGCCGCTGGTAACGTTATCCCATTACGAAATGCCATATGGGCTGGTGAAAAACTACGGCGGTTGGGCTAATCGGGCGGTCATCGATCACTTCGAGCATTACGCACGCACGGTCTTTACCCGCTACCAACATAAAGTTGCGTTATGGCTGACATTTAATGAAATCAACATGTCATTACACGCGCCATTCACGGGCGTGGGGCTGGCAGAAGAGAGTGGCGAGGCGGAAGTTTATCAGGCGATCCATCATCAACTGGTTGCCAGTGCGCGGGCAGTTAAAGCCTGTCATAGCCTGATCCCCGAAGCGAAAATTGGCAATATGCTTCTCGGTGGGCTGGTTTACCCCCTCACCTGCCAGCCACAGGATATGTTGCAGGCCATGGAAGAGAACCGGCGCTGGATGTTCTTTGGTGATGTTCAGGCGCGTGGTCAGTATCCCGGCTATATGCAGCGTTTCTTCCGCGACCACAATATCACCATTGAGATGACTGAAAGTGACGCAGAAGATTTAAAACATACCGTAGATTTCATCTCTTTTAGTTATTACATGACCGGTTGTGTTTCCCACGACGAAAGCATTAATAAAAATGCGCAGGGCAACATACTGAATATGATCCCAAATCCGCATCTGAAAAGTTCAGAGTGGGGGTGGCAAATTGATCCGGTTGGATTACGGATTCTGTTAAATACGCTTTGGGATCGTTATCAAAAACCGTTATTTATTGTCGAGAACGGATTAGGCGCAAAAGACAGCGTTGAAGTGGATGGTTCGATACAGGACGATTATCGAATTGCCTATTTAAACGATCACCTGGTACAGGTAAATGAAGCGATTGCCGATGGTGTGGATATTATGGGGTACACCAGTTGGGGGCCAATTGATTTAGTCAGTGCATCTCATTCACAAATGTCTAAGCGCTACGGCTTTATTTATGTGGATCGTGATGATAATGGTGAAGGAAGCCTCACAAGAACGCGCAAGAAAAGCTTCGGATGGTATGCAGAAGTGATCAAAACTCGGGGGCTATCATTAAAAAAATAA
- the phoU gene encoding phosphate signaling complex protein PhoU, whose product MDSLNLNKHISGQFNAELESIRTQVMTMGGMVEQQLSDAITAMHNQDSDLAKRVIEGDKNVNMMEVAIDEACVRIIAKRQPTASDLRLVMVISKTIAELERIGDVADKICRTALEKFSQQHQPLLVSLESLGRHTIQMLHDVLDAFARMDIDEAVRIYREDKKVDQEYEGIVRQLMTYMMEDSRTIPSVLTALFCARSIERIGDRCQNICEFIFYYVKGQDFRHVGGDELDKLLAEKDSDK is encoded by the coding sequence ATGGACAGTCTCAATCTTAATAAACATATTTCCGGCCAGTTCAACGCCGAACTGGAAAGCATCCGCACGCAGGTGATGACCATGGGCGGCATGGTGGAGCAGCAGCTTTCTGATGCAATCACCGCGATGCATAACCAGGACAGCGATCTGGCGAAGCGCGTCATCGAAGGCGACAAGAACGTCAACATGATGGAAGTGGCGATCGATGAAGCCTGCGTGCGCATTATCGCCAAACGTCAGCCGACGGCGAGCGACCTGCGTCTGGTTATGGTGATCAGTAAAACCATTGCCGAGCTGGAGCGTATTGGCGACGTGGCGGACAAAATCTGCCGTACTGCACTGGAGAAATTCTCCCAGCAGCATCAGCCATTGCTGGTAAGTCTGGAGTCGCTGGGCCGTCATACCATCCAGATGCTGCACGACGTGCTGGACGCGTTCGCGCGGATGGACATTGACGAAGCGGTACGTATTTATCGTGAAGATAAAAAAGTCGATCAGGAGTACGAAGGTATTGTTCGTCAACTGATGACCTACATGATGGAAGATTCGCGTACCATTCCGAGCGTACTTACCGCGTTATTCTGTGCGCGTTCTATCGAACGTATTGGCGACCGCTGCCAGAATATTTGTGAGTTTATCTTCTACTACGTGAAGGGGCAGGATTTCCGTCACGTCGGTGGTGACGAGCTCGATAAACTGCTGGCAGAAAAAGATAGCGATAAATAA